One stretch of Paenibacillus sp. AN1007 DNA includes these proteins:
- a CDS encoding DUF6483 family protein, translating into MFRKDYLLRMMEEMTEAIGKAFTLRQQRKHTEALSELDELMRRQFGMNLSLLNSLPAEDVIEMFRFRGVIEVDNLQQAARLIEEEAYIHQEKARVEGIDDEEKMEAEDAALVRLMRASHFYLYALNHGANPQLLQAPERVEEVMEQIQGYELPARTEKQLALYREHQGRYDAAENSWYRLLHLGPEYPVQYEDDARAFYQRLIELTDDQLERGGLPRAEVEEGLAQIKVSETRR; encoded by the coding sequence ATGTTCAGGAAGGATTATCTGCTCCGAATGATGGAGGAAATGACAGAGGCGATCGGCAAAGCCTTTACACTCAGACAGCAGCGTAAACATACGGAAGCTTTGTCTGAACTGGACGAACTGATGCGCAGACAATTTGGCATGAATCTCTCGTTGCTGAACTCGCTGCCCGCAGAGGATGTCATCGAAATGTTCCGCTTTCGGGGAGTCATTGAGGTGGACAATCTGCAGCAGGCGGCAAGACTTATTGAAGAAGAGGCTTATATTCACCAGGAGAAGGCCAGAGTTGAAGGCATAGATGATGAGGAGAAAATGGAGGCAGAGGATGCTGCGCTTGTCCGTTTAATGCGAGCTTCACATTTTTACCTGTATGCATTGAATCATGGGGCTAATCCGCAGCTGCTGCAGGCACCTGAACGTGTAGAGGAAGTGATGGAACAAATTCAGGGATATGAGCTTCCTGCCCGAACGGAAAAGCAGCTTGCACTGTACCGGGAGCATCAGGGACGATACGATGCAGCTGAGAACAGCTGGTACCGATTGCTGCATCTTGGCCCGGAGTATCCGGTGCAGTATGAGGATGATGCCAGAGCATTTTATCAGAGGCTGATCGAACTTACGGATGATCAGCTTGAACGGGGCGGCCTGCCGCGAGCTGAGGTTGAAGAGGGGCTGGCTCAGATTAAAGTTTCGGAAACGAGACGTTAG
- a CDS encoding SAM-dependent methyltransferase, whose protein sequence is MYPVDSLRKLIQDVFEQNSLITATWSQLRRRDNVSFTKVQVKPVTLKNQLHYQFAFHYANKVLHENLTPAEAMARMTLLCEETFRQGLLCTTEADYQILISKKYKVSILTKSPSKTAVDLSHNRKKQYVLEEGVPVSFLVELGIMNEEGRVLARKYDKFRQINRFLEMVQDVIPHLPEGRPLTIVDFGCGKSYLTFALYHYLSVQQRRSLKIIGLDLKADVIERCNDLARRLHYGDLKFLVGDIADYDELNEVDMVVTLHACDTATDAALEKAVRWGASVILSVPCCQHELYDQVESSVMNPLLSHGILKERFSALATDAIRAKLLDLMGYKTQLLEFIDLENTPKNILIRAVRGQAGQVSEMWDEYTAFRDFIHADPYLERACADLLPVEGSKSGGKVDRENLERSAKCSLH, encoded by the coding sequence ATGTACCCCGTGGATTCGTTGCGAAAGCTTATACAAGATGTTTTTGAACAGAACTCGCTGATTACGGCGACCTGGAGTCAGCTGCGCAGACGGGACAATGTCTCGTTTACCAAAGTGCAGGTGAAGCCGGTAACGCTGAAAAATCAGCTTCATTATCAGTTTGCTTTTCATTATGCGAATAAAGTGCTGCATGAAAACTTGACCCCGGCTGAAGCGATGGCGCGCATGACTTTGTTATGTGAAGAGACGTTTCGTCAAGGGCTGCTCTGTACGACAGAGGCAGATTATCAAATTTTGATCAGCAAAAAATATAAAGTGTCAATTCTGACCAAATCCCCATCCAAAACAGCGGTGGACCTTTCCCACAATCGTAAAAAGCAGTATGTGCTGGAAGAAGGCGTTCCCGTTTCCTTCCTCGTTGAACTCGGAATTATGAATGAAGAGGGACGTGTACTTGCGCGCAAGTATGATAAGTTCAGGCAGATTAACCGTTTCCTTGAGATGGTGCAGGATGTTATTCCTCACCTGCCAGAAGGGCGTCCGCTGACCATCGTCGATTTTGGCTGCGGCAAGTCCTATCTGACCTTTGCCCTCTATCATTATTTGTCTGTACAGCAGCGTCGTTCGCTCAAGATTATCGGTCTTGATTTAAAGGCTGATGTCATTGAACGCTGTAATGATCTGGCTAGACGTCTGCACTATGGTGATCTGAAATTTCTCGTGGGTGACATTGCGGATTATGATGAACTGAATGAAGTGGATATGGTGGTTACTCTCCATGCTTGTGATACCGCTACAGATGCGGCTCTGGAGAAAGCTGTGCGCTGGGGGGCTTCCGTTATTCTTTCGGTGCCTTGCTGTCAGCATGAGCTGTATGACCAGGTTGAATCTTCGGTAATGAATCCGCTGCTGTCCCACGGCATTCTGAAAGAACGTTTCTCGGCACTGGCAACAGATGCGATTCGCGCCAAACTGCTCGATTTAATGGGATATAAGACACAGCTGCTCGAATTTATTGACTTGGAGAATACACCTAAAAACATTTTGATTCGCGCCGTACGTGGTCAGGCGGGTCAAGTGAGTGAGATGTGGGATGAATACACTGCATTCCGCGATTTCATCCATGCCGATCCTTATTTGGAGCGCGCCTGTGCAGACCTGCTTCCGGTTGAGGGAAGCAAGTCCGGAGGAAAAGTAGACAGGGAAAACTTGGAGCGATCTGCCAAGTGCAGCCTCCACTGA
- a CDS encoding O-antigen ligase family protein: MEEKEKVNEEAKKDSSRGGAGQQELFYQNGGQAEGRGLAGRSCQPGRLDELPEYGCYLAHDCNTYNDTAGPHSLWVTGRVSDTSSRWSRTKEKKSRTDMNRSNWTAVLGMGTLVVLLAGCLRRGLFFSADVYPVILMTAVIVSISLVMYIEGMLETQPAGMDMIRLEFMRPENPQFIQVLFPLVVMMCYAVHALAGSVSTQGSIDEMLRWSLLAMFALLAALLAASRNGVRWIALGWQLAGGLLVLSGILAVCGVMPLPYGIMRTADPEISSAGARLGGLLQYPNAYGAVACMYALERLTAAAGVLAGRAVPARRLIAAVLPLMPAQAALLLSESRGAWLAAGCAAAAALALQRRGARLPLLLALAAPLACAAWLYRQLAAAQLAPAPVPGLLALAGAWAAALLGTLLLCRLWHSRARAGRAAALATTVLACIAAALMAAASTADRFAAGVGTGASRLQMWRDALQLWTEAAWLGHGGNTWRSMFRAIQSSPYVGGEVHSGLLDLALDTGLLGIALIAGWMLFTLHSMRRFAPRLLPAVLVFALHGAVDFDWSYALSWMLFIWLTAWAAALRRETEVAALYPYAFINGSVSAAAPAPKSLVDTACAGSINDAASQPVNALQQSKRYSYHLTLQAIRLRLVLVHASIQNYIRPCIQLLSSPASRPIRRYTAEFLLACWLGGTVWITAHYMWAAIQYRQAIAEPMETSTSVEYFKSAYHLNPARPDLAISFARTLPYAEAHSILLNGLSYSPQDPDLYLELGKRASQSGQGKQAGTYFIKAISLNRYEQEIYRAAVHEMEQIAMHEISHGRARQAQQTAAVGAQIYEQYKNLAAQVNAEYIRSDRHFQLDSSSALSGENLRSIAAGTLIKNKPYKSIRSCIRCNSQN, encoded by the coding sequence GTGGAGGAAAAAGAGAAAGTGAATGAAGAAGCAAAAAAAGATAGCAGCAGAGGGGGCGCAGGTCAGCAGGAACTGTTTTATCAGAATGGTGGTCAGGCAGAAGGCAGAGGTTTGGCAGGCCGCTCATGTCAACCCGGACGGTTGGATGAATTACCGGAATACGGGTGCTATTTGGCACATGACTGCAATACATATAACGATACAGCCGGTCCACACAGCCTATGGGTCACAGGACGGGTATCAGATACATCCAGCCGCTGGAGCAGGACGAAGGAAAAGAAAAGCAGGACAGATATGAACCGATCCAATTGGACGGCAGTCTTAGGTATGGGCACCTTGGTTGTATTGCTCGCAGGATGTTTGCGTAGAGGGTTATTCTTTTCGGCTGATGTATACCCCGTTATTTTGATGACCGCGGTCATCGTGAGCATTTCGCTGGTAATGTACATAGAGGGAATGCTGGAAACACAGCCTGCCGGCATGGACATGATACGCTTAGAATTCATGAGGCCGGAAAATCCGCAATTTATCCAGGTGTTATTTCCTTTGGTAGTCATGATGTGTTATGCGGTACATGCCTTGGCCGGCTCGGTAAGTACGCAGGGCAGCATCGATGAAATGCTGCGCTGGAGCCTGCTTGCGATGTTTGCCCTGCTCGCTGCGCTGCTGGCAGCGAGCAGGAATGGTGTGCGGTGGATTGCCTTGGGCTGGCAGCTGGCAGGCGGCCTGCTTGTGCTGAGCGGTATTCTTGCCGTGTGCGGTGTGATGCCGCTGCCTTACGGGATCATGCGCACAGCGGACCCGGAGATCAGCTCCGCCGGCGCTCGGCTCGGCGGATTGCTGCAGTACCCCAATGCGTACGGTGCCGTCGCCTGCATGTACGCATTGGAGCGGCTGACGGCAGCCGCGGGTGTGCTGGCCGGCCGGGCGGTCCCGGCACGCCGGCTCATCGCGGCGGTGCTGCCGCTTATGCCCGCGCAAGCCGCGCTCCTGCTGAGCGAGTCGCGCGGCGCTTGGCTTGCGGCCGGCTGTGCCGCGGCCGCCGCCTTGGCTCTGCAGCGGCGCGGTGCCCGCCTGCCGCTGCTGCTGGCCTTGGCCGCGCCCCTGGCATGCGCGGCCTGGCTGTACCGCCAGCTGGCTGCTGCCCAGCTGGCGCCTGCACCTGTGCCCGGCCTGCTGGCACTGGCCGGGGCATGGGCAGCTGCGCTGCTCGGCACGCTGCTGCTGTGCCGTCTCTGGCACAGCCGCGCCCGTGCTGGCCGCGCCGCTGCCTTGGCGACTACCGTGCTGGCGTGCATCGCCGCTGCACTTATGGCCGCAGCCTCCACCGCCGATCGCTTCGCGGCGGGTGTCGGCACAGGGGCATCCCGCCTGCAGATGTGGCGGGATGCCCTGCAGCTGTGGACCGAGGCCGCATGGCTCGGCCACGGGGGAAACACATGGCGCAGCATGTTCCGCGCCATTCAGTCCTCGCCGTATGTCGGCGGCGAGGTTCACAGCGGGCTGCTCGACCTGGCCCTGGATACGGGCCTGCTCGGCATCGCGCTGATTGCAGGGTGGATGCTCTTCACCCTGCACAGCATGCGACGCTTCGCACCGCGCCTGCTGCCGGCTGTACTTGTCTTTGCCCTGCATGGGGCTGTGGACTTCGACTGGAGCTATGCGCTCAGCTGGATGCTTTTCATCTGGCTTACGGCATGGGCCGCTGCGCTGAGAAGAGAAACAGAGGTAGCGGCACTCTACCCGTACGCGTTCATTAATGGCAGTGTGTCTGCTGCAGCTCCTGCTCCAAAGTCTCTTGTAGATACAGCTTGTGCAGGCTCGATCAATGATGCAGCTTCGCAGCCTGTGAATGCGCTGCAGCAATCTAAGCGATACTCGTACCACCTTACCTTACAAGCAATCCGTTTAAGGCTGGTCCTTGTCCATGCTTCCATTCAAAATTACATCCGTCCCTGTATCCAACTTCTTTCCAGCCCTGCATCACGCCCAATCAGGCGGTATACGGCGGAGTTTCTGCTCGCATGCTGGCTTGGGGGGACCGTCTGGATTACAGCGCATTACATGTGGGCAGCTATACAGTATCGTCAAGCAATTGCGGAGCCAATGGAGACTTCAACAAGTGTCGAATATTTTAAATCAGCATATCACTTGAATCCAGCCCGGCCTGATTTGGCGATTTCCTTTGCGCGAACACTGCCTTATGCAGAAGCTCATTCCATTTTACTGAACGGCTTGTCCTATTCGCCGCAAGATCCTGATCTTTATTTGGAGCTTGGGAAACGGGCATCACAATCAGGCCAAGGGAAACAGGCGGGGACATATTTTATCAAAGCCATCTCCTTAAATCGTTATGAGCAGGAAATTTATAGGGCGGCGGTGCACGAGATGGAACAGATCGCGATGCATGAAATTTCCCATGGAAGAGCCCGGCAGGCGCAGCAGACCGCTGCCGTGGGGGCGCAGATCTACGAGCAGTATAAAAATCTGGCAGCACAGGTCAATGCGGAATATATACGCAGTGATCGTCATTTCCAACTGGACAGTTCTTCTGCCTTATCGGGTGAGAACCTGCGCAGCATTGCTGCAGGTACCTTAATCAAAAATAAGCCTTACAAATCAATTAGATCGTGCATTCGCTGCAATTCACAGAACTGA
- a CDS encoding dehydrogenase, translating to MSFKSVPGSPPVKHKQSGQNLPSARGIRRACSKELYRTAKRLKLYISPERMKQAEERYYAKVIGNLLWIGENRSDRKKLCEWWNTEVSAEIAALWDVEVESLNEAFKHAFGGYRL from the coding sequence ATGTCATTCAAATCTGTACCCGGATCTCCCCCGGTCAAACATAAGCAATCCGGTCAAAACCTTCCTTCTGCCCGAGGCATTCGCCGTGCCTGCAGCAAGGAATTGTATCGTACAGCCAAAAGGCTGAAATTGTACATTTCGCCAGAACGCATGAAGCAGGCCGAGGAGCGATACTACGCCAAAGTCATCGGAAACCTGCTCTGGATTGGAGAAAACCGCAGCGACCGTAAAAAACTGTGCGAATGGTGGAATACCGAAGTCAGCGCAGAAATTGCGGCACTGTGGGATGTAGAGGTTGAATCCCTTAATGAAGCCTTCAAACATGCCTTTGGCGGTTATCGTCTGTAA
- a CDS encoding DedA family protein produces MDVIHNIVSQLFDWIQSLGYFGIMLGLMLEVIPSEIVLAYGGFLVSQHHINFFGAMIFGTIGGVLAQLFIYWIGRYGGRPVLERYGKYILIQKKHIDHSEEWFRKYGTGVIFTARFIPVVRHAISIPAGITKMHTGKFILLTTLAVIPWTALFIYLGMILGDQWKHVDEKAAPYITPILLVALALMIIYFVIKWMNVRKKRGSVK; encoded by the coding sequence ATGGACGTTATTCATAACATTGTCAGCCAATTATTCGACTGGATTCAAAGTCTCGGATACTTCGGCATCATGCTCGGATTAATGCTGGAAGTCATTCCAAGTGAAATTGTGCTGGCATATGGCGGTTTTCTCGTTTCCCAGCATCACATTAATTTCTTCGGTGCGATGATTTTTGGTACAATAGGCGGGGTGCTGGCTCAGCTGTTTATTTACTGGATCGGCCGTTATGGCGGCAGACCTGTGCTTGAACGATACGGTAAATACATACTGATCCAGAAAAAACATATCGATCATTCCGAAGAATGGTTTCGCAAGTATGGTACGGGGGTTATTTTTACAGCGCGGTTTATCCCGGTCGTAAGACATGCGATTTCGATTCCTGCGGGCATCACCAAAATGCACACAGGCAAATTCATTCTGCTCACTACACTCGCTGTTATACCTTGGACTGCATTGTTTATATATTTAGGGATGATTCTCGGAGATCAGTGGAAGCATGTAGATGAGAAAGCGGCACCGTATATTACACCGATTCTGCTTGTTGCGCTTGCTCTTATGATTATTTATTTTGTTATTAAATGGATGAATGTACGTAAAAAGAGAGGAAGTGTGAAGTAA
- a CDS encoding thioredoxin family protein produces the protein MSKPNLSHKFGKGLPPKEFIASMTKNQSEFQSNYDSFVWASEEDREFFESLNHRDDLRVLILAADWCGDVVRNIPVVFQALEISGIPTEVLIMENHPEVMDEFLTMGGRSVPIVIFADTGGHVLGQWGPRPQHVQEVMVEFKRLNPDREAADYQDNMAEARKEILKRYGEGTESHAVIIRELRELISGL, from the coding sequence ATGTCTAAACCTAACTTGTCTCACAAATTCGGAAAAGGCCTGCCTCCGAAGGAATTTATCGCAAGTATGACCAAAAATCAAAGCGAATTTCAATCGAACTATGACAGCTTTGTCTGGGCAAGCGAAGAGGATCGTGAATTTTTTGAGAGTCTGAATCATCGTGACGACCTTCGTGTGCTGATTTTGGCAGCGGATTGGTGTGGTGATGTCGTTCGCAATATTCCGGTTGTATTTCAGGCTTTGGAAATTTCCGGCATCCCGACGGAAGTGCTGATTATGGAGAATCACCCGGAAGTAATGGATGAGTTCCTTACGATGGGCGGACGTTCGGTGCCGATTGTGATCTTTGCAGATACAGGCGGACACGTGCTTGGTCAATGGGGACCCCGTCCGCAGCATGTACAAGAAGTGATGGTGGAGTTCAAACGTCTTAATCCTGACCGTGAAGCTGCAGATTATCAGGACAATATGGCAGAGGCACGCAAAGAGATTCTGAAACGTTACGGTGAAGGAACGGAGTCTCATGCAGTTATCATTCGTGAACTGCGTGAACTGATTTCGGGGCTGTAA
- a CDS encoding MBL fold metallo-hydrolase, with translation MLNIRTFTLGPLQTNAYLLQGEDPSKAVIVDPGMNPGPLLKAIQDLEIEAILLTHAHFDHIGGVEEIRKLKGCPVYLHDLESDWLTTAKLNGSLNWPQVTPPIAAAPAEFALDEGQKLELIGHTFQVYHTPGHSPGSVSLLCGDDLFAGDVLFRMGVGRTDLTGGRERDLVDSIQNKLYRFPDEVKVYPGHGPKTTIGYEKQNNPYVPAI, from the coding sequence ATGCTGAACATTCGTACATTTACGCTCGGGCCGCTGCAAACCAACGCCTACCTGTTACAGGGAGAGGACCCGAGTAAAGCTGTTATTGTTGATCCGGGTATGAACCCTGGCCCGCTGCTCAAAGCAATTCAGGATTTGGAGATCGAGGCGATTCTTCTGACCCATGCTCATTTTGATCATATTGGTGGTGTCGAAGAGATTCGTAAGCTGAAGGGATGCCCTGTATATTTGCATGATCTGGAAAGTGACTGGCTGACTACAGCCAAGCTGAACGGATCATTGAATTGGCCGCAGGTAACACCACCGATCGCTGCCGCTCCGGCAGAATTTGCTCTGGATGAGGGTCAGAAGCTGGAGCTGATTGGTCATACGTTTCAGGTGTACCATACCCCTGGACATTCTCCAGGCAGTGTAAGTTTGTTATGCGGGGATGATCTGTTTGCTGGAGATGTACTATTCCGGATGGGCGTAGGTAGAACAGACCTGACAGGTGGACGTGAACGTGATTTGGTGGATTCCATTCAGAACAAGCTGTACCGGTTCCCCGATGAGGTTAAAGTATATCCGGGTCACGGTCCCAAAACGACAATAGGGTACGAGAAACAAAACAACCCTTATGTTCCGGCAATATGA
- the sigY gene encoding RNA polymerase sigma factor SigY, which yields MKTAELEEVRRAAEGDDSALAALLQRHYSFVYKYLVKVTMDPNLAEEIVQDTMVRCMENIRRYDGRSAFSSWMITIATRIYIDRTRRRKREQNWLELIRHQAIRRFRWQLESRNEEWTDVMDAMTRLTPEHRIGVLLKHYYGYGYEEIGEMLGIPAGTAKSRTAYGLRQLRKELE from the coding sequence ATGAAAACAGCCGAACTGGAGGAAGTGCGAAGAGCGGCAGAGGGAGACGACAGTGCACTTGCGGCCTTATTGCAGCGCCATTACTCGTTTGTTTATAAATACTTGGTTAAAGTCACGATGGACCCTAACCTCGCTGAAGAGATTGTGCAGGATACGATGGTTCGCTGCATGGAAAACATTCGGCGTTATGATGGTCGTTCAGCGTTTTCCTCATGGATGATCACCATTGCAACCCGGATTTACATTGATCGAACCAGGCGAAGGAAAAGAGAACAGAACTGGCTTGAGCTGATTCGTCATCAGGCGATCCGCCGTTTTCGCTGGCAGCTCGAAAGTCGAAATGAGGAATGGACGGATGTGATGGATGCGATGACGAGGCTTACGCCTGAGCATCGCATTGGTGTGCTGCTGAAACATTATTACGGGTATGGATACGAGGAAATCGGGGAGATGCTGGGCATTCCAGCCGGAACAGCAAAGTCACGGACAGCTTATGGCCTCCGCCAATTGAGAAAGGAGCTGGAATAG
- a CDS encoding YxlC family protein produces the protein MSRPNNTSEQEVVQRLQQSMKALDDVCEPADIPSLAALESRAREQRRMKRRTNIIEILFFWLTALMVITLGVLLFLSSPAVYLGIQVLSTIIAFIAAAFWFIRQRKEAARHE, from the coding sequence ATGAGCAGGCCGAATAATACATCGGAGCAGGAAGTGGTACAGCGATTGCAGCAGTCTATGAAGGCGCTGGACGATGTCTGCGAACCGGCAGATATTCCTTCGCTGGCAGCACTTGAATCTCGTGCCAGAGAGCAAAGACGTATGAAGCGCAGAACCAATATAATTGAAATTCTTTTCTTCTGGCTCACTGCACTGATGGTAATTACTTTGGGTGTGTTGTTATTTCTTTCTTCTCCTGCCGTATACTTGGGGATACAAGTGCTGAGTACAATCATTGCCTTCATTGCAGCGGCGTTCTGGTTTATCCGGCAGCGGAAGGAGGCGGCGCGCCATGAATAA
- a CDS encoding sigmaY antisigma factor component has translation MNKLHYSLSEIHPVMLVMLALLLLFQGTWMFQDARSRGRFPWLWGLWGITSVPGPLMIYWLVVIRTDRKRHRRK, from the coding sequence ATGAATAAACTTCACTATTCATTGAGCGAAATTCATCCGGTAATGCTGGTGATGCTTGCGCTGCTGCTTTTGTTTCAAGGCACATGGATGTTTCAAGATGCACGTAGTCGCGGCCGCTTTCCTTGGTTATGGGGATTGTGGGGTATTACCAGCGTGCCCGGACCTCTGATGATTTATTGGTTGGTTGTGATTCGTACAGACCGTAAACGACACAGGCGGAAGTAA
- a CDS encoding ATPase yields the protein MLRLGEKVVIVADAFEQNLPVGEYGYIIAYDRNPDNAFDYVLRVPLVNRNFFVPSGDVDLEEVLLKQEAERVEREALIDYALATHNERLFHQLMNGEPQAVEEEEETANDVMSQADFIKQVNLRAWI from the coding sequence ATGCTGCGATTAGGAGAGAAGGTTGTCATCGTCGCGGATGCGTTTGAGCAGAATCTTCCTGTGGGGGAATATGGATACATCATCGCTTATGACCGGAATCCGGACAATGCGTTCGATTACGTGCTTCGAGTGCCGCTGGTTAATCGGAATTTTTTCGTTCCATCCGGCGACGTCGATCTGGAAGAGGTTCTGCTGAAGCAGGAAGCTGAGCGGGTCGAGCGAGAAGCGTTGATAGATTACGCCCTTGCGACACATAATGAGAGACTGTTTCATCAATTGATGAATGGTGAGCCTCAAGCTGTGGAAGAAGAAGAGGAAACCGCGAATGATGTCATGTCCCAGGCGGATTTTATAAAGCAGGTTAATCTGCGTGCATGGATTTAA
- the gatC gene encoding Asp-tRNA(Asn)/Glu-tRNA(Gln) amidotransferase subunit GatC codes for MSISNNDVQHVAKLARLNLTAEEEQTLTGQLNAILKYAEKLNELDTTNIEPTTHVLHVSNVMREDETKESLSIEQVMHNAPEEEDGQFKVPAVME; via the coding sequence ATGAGTATTTCGAATAATGACGTTCAGCATGTGGCCAAGCTGGCCCGGCTTAATCTGACTGCTGAAGAAGAACAGACGCTGACAGGTCAGCTGAACGCGATCTTAAAATATGCAGAGAAGCTGAATGAACTGGACACGACAAACATTGAGCCAACAACTCACGTTTTGCATGTCAGCAACGTGATGCGTGAAGACGAAACCAAGGAAAGCCTGTCCATAGAACAGGTGATGCATAACGCACCAGAAGAAGAAGACGGGCAGTTTAAAGTGCCTGCTGTTATGGAATAA
- the gatA gene encoding Asp-tRNA(Asn)/Glu-tRNA(Gln) amidotransferase subunit GatA, producing the protein MSLFEQSLPELHNKLHAKELSVSDLVNQAYQNIGAHDDKVKAYLTLDEENARARARQLDDRLVSGEKKGLLFGLPVGIKDNIVTNGLRTTCGSQFLRNFDPVYDATVVEKLKAADTVTLGKLNMDEFAMGGSNENSSFSPVHNPWALDRVPGGSSGGSAAAVAAGEAYFTLGSDTGGSIRQPASYCGIVGLKPTYGLVSRFGLVAFASSLDQIGPLTKNVEDSAYVLQAIAGYDAKDSTSAKVDIPDYLSGLTGDVKGLRIAVPKEYIGEGVDPQVKEKVLAALNVLEGLGATWEEVSLPHTEYAVATYYLLASSEASSNLARFDGVRYGVRADNPENLLDLYHQSRSQGFGPEVKRRIMLGTYALSSGYYDAYYLKAQKVRTLIKQDFDDVFAKYDVIIGPTAPTTAFKLGSQVDNPLTMYLNDILTIPVSLAGVPAISIPCGFADGLPVGLQIIGKAFDETTVLRVAHAYEQNTAFHKQRPQL; encoded by the coding sequence GTGAGTTTATTTGAACAATCGCTGCCTGAGTTACATAACAAGCTGCACGCCAAGGAGCTGTCGGTCAGCGATCTGGTGAATCAGGCTTATCAGAATATTGGTGCGCATGATGACAAAGTGAAAGCTTATTTGACATTGGACGAGGAGAACGCCCGCGCCCGCGCCCGTCAGCTGGATGACCGTCTTGTCAGCGGTGAGAAGAAAGGTTTGCTCTTTGGTTTACCTGTAGGCATTAAGGATAACATCGTGACGAACGGACTTCGCACGACCTGTGGAAGTCAATTCCTTCGCAATTTCGACCCGGTGTATGATGCAACGGTTGTCGAGAAGCTTAAGGCAGCGGATACAGTAACCCTGGGTAAACTTAATATGGACGAATTTGCCATGGGCGGTTCCAACGAGAATTCCAGCTTCTCCCCTGTGCATAATCCTTGGGCACTTGATCGTGTCCCAGGTGGTTCCTCAGGTGGATCTGCTGCAGCGGTTGCTGCGGGAGAAGCGTACTTCACACTTGGATCAGACACGGGCGGTTCTATTCGTCAGCCTGCTTCCTATTGCGGAATCGTCGGTTTAAAGCCTACTTATGGACTGGTTTCCCGTTTTGGCTTGGTGGCCTTTGCATCATCCCTCGACCAAATCGGACCACTGACCAAAAATGTAGAAGATTCTGCTTATGTGTTGCAAGCCATTGCCGGTTATGATGCTAAAGATTCGACATCTGCCAAGGTAGATATTCCGGATTACTTGAGCGGACTGACAGGGGATGTCAAAGGATTGCGTATTGCCGTACCGAAGGAATACATCGGTGAAGGTGTAGACCCGCAAGTAAAAGAGAAAGTTCTTGCTGCACTGAACGTGCTGGAGGGACTTGGAGCGACATGGGAAGAGGTATCCTTGCCGCATACCGAATATGCAGTAGCTACCTATTATCTGCTCGCTTCTTCTGAGGCGTCTTCCAACTTGGCTCGTTTTGACGGTGTACGTTACGGTGTGCGTGCGGACAATCCGGAGAATTTGCTGGATCTGTACCACCAGTCCAGAAGTCAGGGCTTTGGTCCGGAAGTAAAACGACGTATTATGCTCGGAACCTATGCACTCAGCTCCGGTTACTATGATGCGTATTATTTGAAAGCTCAAAAAGTGCGCACACTGATCAAACAGGATTTTGATGATGTTTTTGCCAAGTATGATGTCATTATTGGGCCTACTGCTCCTACAACGGCATTTAAGCTGGGTTCTCAAGTGGACAACCCGCTTACGATGTATCTGAATGACATTTTGACGATTCCAGTCAGCCTAGCGGGTGTTCCGGCGATCAGCATTCCTTGCGGATTTGCAGATGGTCTGCCTGTTGGCTTGCAGATTATTGGTAAAGCTTTTGACGAAACAACCGTACTGCGCGTCGCGCATGCGTACGAACAAAATACAGCATTCCACAAGCAGCGTCCGCAGCTGTAG